The Equus quagga isolate Etosha38 unplaced genomic scaffold, UCLA_HA_Equagga_1.0 71534_RagTag, whole genome shotgun sequence genome window below encodes:
- the LOC124234121 gene encoding keratin-associated protein 10-12-like gives MAASTLSVCSSDLSYGSRVCQPGAWDSCPDSSWQVDDGPESCCEPPCCAPSCCAPPPCLSLVCTPASCVCSPCQAACTSSCTPSCCQQSSCQPSCCASFPCQQACCVPVCCTPVCCKPVCCVPVCSGPSLCSDSSCCQQSSRRPSCCASSPCQQACCVPVCCTPICCKPVCCVPVCSGPSLCSDSSCCQQSSCQPSCCASSPCQQACCVPVSCTPVCSGAGPCPAPSCCQPSPCPPPVPSCTPCCC, from the coding sequence ATGGCCGCCTCCACCCTGTCCGTCTGCTCCAGCGACCTCAGCTATGGCAGCCGGGTCTGCCAGCCCGGTGCCTGGGACTCCTGCCCTGACTCCTCCTGGCAGGTGGACGACGGCCCAGAGAGCTGCTGCGAGCCCCCCTGCTGTGCCCCCAGCTGCTGCGCCCCACCCCCCTGCCTGAGCCTCGTCTGCACCCCCGCCAGCTGTGTGTGCAGCCCCTGCCAGGCAGCCTGCACCAGCTCCTGCACGCCCTCGTGCTGCCAGCAGTCTAGCTGCCAGCCCTCATGCTGCGCCTCCTTCCCCTGCCAGCAGGCCTGCTGCGTGCCCGTCTGCTGCACCCCCGTCTGCTGCAAGCCCGTGTGCTGTGTGCCTGTCTGCTCTGGGCCCTCCCTCTGCTCAGACTCCTCGTGTTGCCAGCAGTCTAGCCGCCGGCCCTCCTGCTGcgcctcctccccctgccagcagGCCTGCTGCGTGCCCGTCTGCTGCACCCCCATCTGCTGCAAGCCCGTGTGCTGTGTGCCTGTCTGCTCTGGGCCCTCCCTCTGCTCAGACTCCTCATGTTGCCAGCAGTCTAGCTGCCAGCCCTCATGCTgtgcctcctccccctgccagcagGCCTGCTGTGTTCCCGTCTCCTGCACACCGGTCtgctctggggccggcccctgcccagccccctcgtgctgccagcccagcccctgcccccc